The following nucleotide sequence is from Archocentrus centrarchus isolate MPI-CPG fArcCen1 chromosome 6, fArcCen1, whole genome shotgun sequence.
ttattgtagggtctttaaccacaatacaaagcgccttgaggcgacagtttgtcgtgatttggcgctatataaataaaattgaattgaattgaattgaaattgaatttgaCCTCTGTCACAACCTGGCTCATaaagccatgaaaaaaaaaagtgaatacaCTGTTCACTAatttaaacaaattatttattaaacaaactTAAACAGCTGAAATAGAGACCGGTGAGTTTTGATCACACCTCTGATCTcacttacatttcacatctgcctttctttcaagttgacctcAAATGTCATATATAAGACAGTATTGTAAAGAGAAACAGAATGAGCTGCCTAACTAGTTAAAAATATACTATAATATATTATGTGTAAACTCAAGTTATTCAAGTAACTAAATTTATTAGTAAACATATAAATGAATTTTACTAAACAATGAAATGTATAATGAACGATTATACTCAAAATTATAAGCATATAAGCACAGAGGTGTCAGATTAGTTGCTACTTTTTGTTTTCAATTGGGCCACTATCTCAAGTGGTAATTGCAATTTACTGTTAAAACTGTTTACCATAGAATCACAAGAAGAAGGTAAAATATCAGCAGGAAAGTCACATAAAAGCTTGATGATGAAGAAGGCATCTGGATGGTCTCTCCGTCGCTCACTGATGATTTTGCAGAGCTCTGACACCGCCTCCTTCATATCAGTGCTTAGTGGTACAGAGACATAACTAACTGCTGTTAGCTCTTGTGGCATGTAGAAGGGTCGGCTGTCATTAGCTCCATGTACAGGGAACAATCAGTGGAAAATTCCAGAGCATTTTGGCACCAGGATTTGTTAATGTACACACCCAAGCATCCTCCCCTTAATTTACTGACCACCAAGGCTACTCTGTCCACTGCAGCATTCGCCCTTCTAGATGGTTTTGTGAGACCATCTAGAAAGTTTATGAAACTCCATGCTGGTGTCCTTCTCTCCATGTTGGTATCCTCCTGTCTTGTGTGCCTGCGTGGCAAACCTATTGATCTGTATTCACACACATGGGACAAATTTTATtgttgaaattaaaattaaacacagctttaaATAAACCTGTGTGTTGACATGACAACACTGAACAAAATCTCACAGAGAACCCACATACCCCCCATATTAGCTTCCCTGCACTGGCTGCCAGTCAGTTTTTGAATTGACTATAAGTGTTCTGACTTGTGTAAATCATtttatgtttaagaaaaaatatgttaaGTTTCACAATTTTGTTTACTTATTTTAGATCTACCGTATTTTCATGATGCTATGGTGACGCCTAGTGTTCGTTTTGGGTACTGCACGTTATAAGCTTTTTCTGTCTGAGACGCCTTCAGTTCACTCAACTGTTAACAGAGTATTGTACAGCACGGTGGTTTCTCTCGCGCTGAACCTTGGAATAGATACGTCTGAAAGTGTTGTTAGTTACAGTTTGTCATATAATACGACACATGTGAACCGTTTTCTTTGAATCATTAAGTTTGATGAAGAATCTCTGTGTTAGACTTTTGCTACTAACCTGTGTTATACATTGTTGCCTAGCAACGATGTCCGTGTTTGTTAACGGCTTAATGTGATAGTGCTTATTTTGATAAGAAATGTGTAAATACATGTGAAAGTGTGACGAGACTTTTCTGACATGTTGTGTTTTATGTCTGTTGTAGTTTTACAATTTGAGTATATGTGGATGAAGTGGCAGTTCAATTAAACTTTCATGAAGGAAAGCCCCGCTCCTCATTTACTCTTGTTAGCTATCTGTCAGTGCTTTGTTTGGACACAACTGCCAGGACAGAATAATAAGGTTTCTCTGATCTTTTCAGTTTGCACATTCCCACTAGACCATTGAAGGCTGCTGATGGAATGCTCCTAACTGTCCCAAGGTGCAGATTAAAGCACAGAGGAGGCTGGGTCTAAAACTGTGGAGcaaactgctgcttcacatcctTACAGCTCCAACAGTAGACACTTTTAAAACTCAGTTGAAGACCTATTTTTATTCTCTAGCTTTTTAAATCAGACTGAGTTCTGGGTAGCTtatttgtccatccatccattcacttccctttatccagttcagggtcacagggggggcccaagcctatcccagctaacatatggcaagaggcagggtacaccctgtacaggtcgccagcctgtcacagggccaacacagaaagacagacagccatccacactcatattcacacctatgggcaatttagagtggccaattaacctaaccccagtaagtgcatgtctttggactgtgggaggaaacccacacagacacagggagaagatgCAAACTCCTCACAGAAAGAGAGGCCTGGgttaaggtggaattgaacccaggactggtggcagcagtgctaaccaccacgccatcGTGCTGCCACCAAGcttatttgtgttgttttttttaaattattttatgtttcctgtcTTATCTGTCATGTTATCTTGTTTTGACACctgtcttgagaggtgctatataaatagttttacttacttacttacttttgttatttgattattttagatCTACAGCTCTTTGGTCAtctccttttgtttttaaatctgctaaagaaataaaactgacttgAAATCAGCATAATTATAATGAGAAACATCAAATAAATTTAAACAGAGCCTCAGCTCCATAGCTCCTCAGCTGAGCAGTGCTGTGACCAAAACTACTTTACCTTCTCTAAACATTTTTTAGATCCACAattaattaaacacacacacacacacacacacacacacacacacacacacacacacacacacacacacacgcgcacgcgcgCTAGTGGTAGCTTTTAGTATTTCATTATGAGTAAAATAATTGAATTATACCTTCCTGTTACTACTATTAGGccattgtgttttattctttcaCTCACTTTCCTCATACAAACTCACACAGTTGGTAAAACCCACTCCACTCACAGACTCACAGTCCGAGTTTAGATGCCCGGGCATCTGGGGCAGCATTCTCCAGGTGGGGTGTGTGAGCCCCTGCAGTTAAGTGGGGGACAAAGTTGTGTCTCACACTGAACAGTGCCATCCTGAGCAGAAGTTGAAAGGAATAAGTTGTGAGCAGGTACAGAGATGAAAATTGCTGTTTATGAATGGAAGCATTCTTACCTGACAAGTGCAGATGTAACAGGGATGGTCAGGGAGTGTAAACCTCTGGCCGCTACTATACACATGCTGGTTGTAAGTGCAGCTGTCACACACTGAACAACAGGAGCCTCAGGAAACAAAAGGGACAGAGTACTAAGTTTAATATTGCATGATTAAAGGTTTGTAATATTTCACTTCATAATGAATACAGAACACATGAAAGGTTACCTTTTTGAATttgaaaaatttatttatttttttaccagtAATCCTGGTTGGATGGTGACAGTTGGTGGGGGGGCATGGTGTGGGTGTACATAAGGTCTCTCCATCCACACAAGTGCAGCTGGAACACAGACCCTCAGGCTGCCAGTTGGAGCCCTCTTCGTATTCGACACCATCAATTATGCAACCTACAATGAGAAAGGAAGTTTTCATACAGGACACTCACTAATGAGCTGCACCTgcactgtaaatgtgtgtgagtcAGAAATTACTTTTGCAGACTGGACAGCAATGATGTGGGTCTCTAACAGGGTTGGAGCAGTGGACTGGAGGGCACTTTTCTTCACTGCAAAGTACATTTCTAAACAGAGACACAGCGAGGAACTGTCAAAAGATATTAATGGGCATGAAAAGTGGGACTCAAAGTGTGCTATAAtccagaagagaagaaaagcattAAACAGATGTAGAATTATGCCTCGTGTTgtgggaaaaaatataaatatgcaccttgcctgttttttttttgtactagaTAAAATGTTTGGGGTTTTATCTGCACAAACTTGCCTTACACCTGCACTGCAGGCAGGATCCACTCCCAGCAGAGGTGAACGCTGTCCCATCAGTATACACCCTCCGTTCATACTCACACTCtggggaaaaaacacaaaagactgATTGAATGTTTCTGTAAAAGCTGAAACATATGAGGAAACTGGATACATATTTATGACACTGACTACTGCATGTGGGGCAACATTGTCTTCTGTGCTTAGCTGGATGAGTACACTGTGGTGTAGGACATGATGCAGCCATGTGTTCACATGACACTTGACCCGCCTAACAGACAGAAACAAGAAGAAGTTGAATGGAATTAAAACACAGCCTAGTTGTTTTAATTCTCTGAAATGTAAAGAGGTTTTCAGTCACATGAACCAAAAAACTCACAGAGCAGTGGCATTGGAGGCAGGGGTGTCTCTTGGATGTGAACGTCTCTTCATTCTCATATACTTTGGACTGAAATTTACACTGCTCACATCTACAGGTTTACATAAACATTGAGTATACATATTTAAACTCCAAAGAAACAAAGTGTGGAATAATACAGGCTTAAAAGTGGCATTGATGGTGTTAGGCAGACTTCTTACTGTGGACAACACTCTCCAGTATGACGCACTGGGTTGTGACAAGACAACGCAGGACAGCGGACAGGTGAACATGCCATATTTCCATCCTTTGAGAGAAAGACCATAGATAAATTGATCTTCAATtgattaacccccccccccccccccccccaaaaaaaaacaaaaaaacaaaaacaaaaaaaaaacaaagaagcggTGTTAGACACAACAAAACGTGCCCCTGGCAGATGTTTTATCTGGTTTGAATGTTGTTCATCTTACAAACATGTGATTCTCCAAACATTCAATCATTGAGAGAACACTATTGTCCATACCTACAATTTTTCAAGGTTTAAACTAAAATAACTGTTTTTATGAAAGTAAACGAAGtttcccattttaaattcaAGTATCCTGCAAATCCTCAATCTCAATCAGATCAGTTTCACATTTAAACCAAATTTaagaatgtctgtgtagattctcagttatccaggtcatagtagtctctggagcttgaaaaaggcgactggacttctttttgtttcttgaagacgtttcacctctcatccgaaaggcttcttcagttctcaaccaaatggtggagagacccaggtatttaaacccctgtgggcgtagtcccctggaggtggttatgaccctctattgatcatgtgcatcttatcaccgcttgttggcatcacaccccaccacattgaaaactctacagattttactaacaaggtccagaatcttgtactggatccagatgaaaccatggtgtcctttgatgtggtttcacttttcacttgcatacctacaactgaggcagtggagaccgtcagaagacgactacaggaagacgattccttactgaacagaaccagcttcaccccagatcagatttgtgcacttttagatctctgccttaccacaacatattttaaatacaatgatggattctacagacagaagcatggatgtgccatgggctccccagtgtctcccattgtagccaacctttacatggaggaagtggaaagtaaagctcttggttctttcaaagggaaggcacctagccactggtacagatatgtagatgacacctgggtcaaaatcaaaacccaagaagtagaagccttcactcgtcacattaactcagtggataaatacatacgttttaccagggaggacaccagagataacaagttaccattcctggactgtgcggtgcttatcgaggaagatggaagcctcaacattgaagtttaccggaagcccacacacacagaccagtatctcctctttgactcccaccaccctctggaacacaaacttggggtgatcaggaccctacaacaccgtgcggaaagtgttccctctaaggcagaagggaagcataaggaacacacacacattaagaaagccctcaaaacatgcggttaccccaactgggccttcatcaaatcagctaagatgcacaggaatgaaggccaaacacaaactacagagaatgggaaggacaagaggaacaacgtTGTCATCCCacatgtgtcaggcttgtcagagaaactcagaagaattttctccaagcatgacatctcagtatacttcaaaccaagtcacaccctaagacaaaaactggttcatcccaaggacaaacccgccaaacacaagatcagcgatgtagtgtatgctgttcagtgcagtgaagagtgctcggacctctacattggtgaaaccaaacagcctcttcacaaacgaatggcacaacatagaagagccacctcgacaggacaagattcagcagtacatctgcatctgaaggaaaaagggcactcttttgaggatgccaatgtccacattttggacagggaaaacagatggtttgaaagaggagtgaaagaagccatctatgtccactgtgaacaaccatcattgaacagaggaggtggattacgtcaccaactttcccccgcttacagtgctgtcctgagctcccttcccagacgtctcaacccccattcacacctttgttccagtgacctcagtaggccacaggaaacaatggagcggagtcctaaattggtttcaactgaaaccactgattaaatatgacccacgcccccttcacacctgggcacatgtgttcagcacatgatcaatagagggtcataaccacctccaggggactacgcccacaggggtttaaatacctgggtctctccaccatttggttgagaactgaagaagcctttcggatgagaggtgaaacgtcttcaagaaacaaaaagaagtccagtcgcctttttcaagctccagagaccaaaTTTAAGAATGAAAAGATGCTTTTAATGCCTGAACAAAAATACTGTCAACTGCCAGTGCtgtccctcagcctcctggtAGTAGAAATTTTAGGTGGTGCAAATCCCCTGGAAGTCCTTGaacaccagaggtggcaaaagtactgacattctgtacttaagtagaagtacaagtacttatgttaaaaaatactttagtaaaagttgaagtactggttcaacttctctacttaagtaaaagtaaaaaagtacaggctctgaaatgtactcaaagtaagaaagtaaaagtagttctttggaggatgtttctacaagctatttttgtgtaaaactaaccgaacctcattatatattattgtaataatataaaataatattacatgagaatacaaatgttattccaatctaaattttaatcctaatgaatgcactcagctttaatctgttatgtaggacacaagctgtgaaagggaatttaaacacagctctgttctctgtgtcctccatagcagagggtgactgtgcctccacctaaacaccaacatgaggatactcaggggttacagtgggattcagaaggtggaggaaccctaagatcagctgtagtggctctgcatggggagaagaatcacagctttctattgtgagctccagtaaatgatgttggtgtgcaggctgtgatcagctgacctgctgctgctgctctgaggtttactgctctgtgtggatgaactgaactcacaaagatgtaacccagtatttcaaagctctctgagctgatctccatcccctacactgacagcatacaggctgtagaaatgttggattcagtgatctcagcatcagcagctttgattcaaactcatctctgctgcactgatgtaacctgtaactctgaccatgaacacagcctctgtgcaccaacacagagctttactgtaaatacagtacaacaagctaacccgTTTATtatgtactaaactgcagtattttcatacaatctttgaattacacaaagttagcatacttcagtttattttccagtccttacctttaaatctaacctctcttcttcctctcctgtcctctttctccatctctgagtgaacttctctctctttgctctccctgaaatgcagcagctcttcttttagctagcagacacactgtgtgacaaacttcacacactttgtgtgtttgctgatatttgttgagcatttagaaacgttgcatttacctgccacacgttactccctttatgctcgctcctcttcagtagcgctagctaagctgtttatgtgccgcagcgcaacttacggactcagtccggcccgctgtaacccctgattatagcgctataaatgagacattaattatatgggtttgcgtatttaatccctttgtacgagataagccggTGATGAAGGATACACCactacgattgtctcttatctgttattattcctccgtttaggctcagatcgtttgatgtttgaaggcgcactgaccggaaacgcaaacttctctctgacgtgttaaaaagtaatgagtctgtttgaaaatgtaagaagtagaaagtacagatacttgtgtaaaaatgtagggagtaaaagtaaaaagtagtccgaaaaataaatactcaagtaaagtacagatacctaaaaaatctacttaagtacagtaacgaagtatttgtacttcgttacttcccacctctgttgaACACATAATtagcaggtctcagtagatcctAATGGGTCATCACATTCTGTGATTGGAATTATTATAGTTAGAACTAAGTAATCtgagatgcatctatggtgtgtaTTTGAACGTCCTACCTCACATCATTTGATTTTtcatgttcacaagattttcataaaaaacttgacctctggcTTTGAGCCTATTATAGCAAAATTGAATCAGGTGATCTAGAAGTCACTGGCCCCCTCATGAAAATTTGGTATGTATCAGAATGGTAGTTTTGCAGTAATattcttaacaaacaaacataccaacAACAATACCCTGTCCCCCTCACCAGGGGTGGGGTAACTGATGGTAAGCTATAGACGTACCACACATCTACACTCTTGACAGGGGTCTCCACCAGGGATCACAGCTCCATTAGGGAAGTCATACCCATTCACAACACAGCCTACAAGACACACAAATAGACATACCATCTCTATTGTCTAACACATATGCTGAAATTTTAATTACATGTGATGAGAACAGCATGAACTGTTTCTtaacataaagaaataataaaaataataataataataataataataataataataataataatgtaaagaGATCAGAAtagtaataatattattttaaatgacaATTAAAATAAGCTGGATATGTCCCAGTTTAAGCTTACATATTTTGTACCATGGTGATCTAATAAATAACATGGAtgtggtgaaggaggacatgcagagggttggtgcgAAAGAAGAGGATGCCAGGAATAGGATGAGACGGAGGGAGATGATCTGTTGTGGCGAcacgaaagaagaagaaaaagtgatATAATGAATAGCCCAGACAGCGTTACCAGTGTGCAtaaaatgaatttttatttaagtGACCGAATAAGGActgctgaatgttttttttagtgtctgtcaaaagcatttttcagtagacttttttttttctctttccttacTTGTGGGTTGCTGTTCACAGACTTCAGGTACATTCTCTTCTGAACAGGCAGAGCACTCTCTGTTACCCCCCTattcaaatgaaaagaaacaaaaatgagagaaacagtgaacaggaaacaggaacagAGGACTTCTTTAAGCTCATTAAGTATTACTGATTGTCATTTATTGTGGCTGAAAATCATATACTCACATCG
It contains:
- the LOC115781194 gene encoding uncharacterized protein LOC115781194, producing the protein MVSNTKRAPTGSLRVCVPAALVWMERPYVHPHHAPPPTVTIQPGLLAPVVQCVTAALTTSMCIVAARGLHSLTIPVTSALVRMALFSVRHNFVPHLTAGAHTPHLENAAPDARASKLGLSIGLPRRHTRQEDTNMERRTPAWSFINFLDGLTKPSRRANAAVDRVALVVSKLRGGCLGVYINKSWCQNALEFSTDCSLYMELMTADPSTCHKS
- the LOC115781435 gene encoding kielin/chordin-like protein — protein: MASCFQKPVVEENGRLKKLERRMGELARVLDMVQNETDKLQRDDRLQKLEKRTEEVARVLDIVKDETDDRLQDLQNTTRELSRMLKMVKDENEKLKSFLKECKKDCCQTPACNGSLPQNSTETKPCPPQPCPPQPCPPQPCPPQPCPPQSCTEAKVPDCQTPACNPCPPQPRPPQVCPTQNCKEENVPDCQRRACDGGNRECSACSEENVPEVCEQQPTSCVVNGYDFPNGAVIPGGDPCQECRCVDGNMACSPVRCPALSCHNPVRHTGECCPQCEQCKFQSKVYENEETFTSKRHPCLQCHCSAGQVSCEHMAASCPTPQCTHPAKHRRQCCPTCSKCEYERRVYTDGTAFTSAGSGSCLQCRCKAKMYFAVKKSALQSTAPTLLETHIIAVQSAKVA